In Dasania marina DSM 21967, one genomic interval encodes:
- a CDS encoding sensor domain-containing diguanylate cyclase: protein MRFDYRIVFIITGLLFTLSTSLTVVNYFVSVENIRSQLKDSSLPLTVDNIYTVIQKQIIEPNLISSMMANDTFMKDWLSHEEGETDKIARYLDTIQNKYKMSTTFLVSEKTMNYYTAKGLIEKIKSDNPNNAWYFDFKNIPEVNEINIDHNEFMGTSLFMFINHKIFDEDFHLLGVIGVGLKTSYIDDMLKRFRQDYKFNVYFVDDVGQLIISEKRENSPSYLDKMPDLKQLGLSFVSNGSQIYEYTKNNDMYLLNRKYIPELDLYLIVEAKIDDFTSKLEETFYFNIAVTLLLTLIITIIVLVYVRKMHRRLNDLANNDVLTGLPNRRTFNDKLEYFLLLIKRNKSPLSIVFLDVDNFKNINDSKGHDVGDKVLKKLAKLLNATVRSSDFVARWGGEEFIIMLADTNVDNASLIAEKLRSVIESCESLQSLVDFPVTASFGVTSIKNDDHIDDIFKRVDSALYQAKSEGKNRVIKA, encoded by the coding sequence ATGCGTTTCGATTACCGTATCGTCTTTATTATTACAGGGTTACTTTTTACGCTGTCGACTAGTTTGACAGTGGTTAATTACTTTGTGTCGGTAGAAAATATCCGCTCACAGTTAAAAGATAGCTCTCTGCCTTTAACGGTCGATAATATTTACACCGTTATTCAAAAGCAAATTATTGAGCCTAATCTTATTTCATCGATGATGGCGAATGACACCTTTATGAAGGACTGGCTGTCCCATGAGGAGGGCGAAACCGACAAAATTGCTAGGTATCTAGATACCATTCAAAACAAGTATAAAATGTCGACTACCTTTCTTGTCTCTGAAAAAACCATGAATTACTACACGGCAAAAGGTTTAATTGAAAAAATAAAATCGGATAATCCAAATAATGCTTGGTATTTCGATTTTAAAAACATCCCAGAAGTCAATGAGATTAATATCGATCATAATGAGTTTATGGGTACGTCTTTATTTATGTTTATCAATCACAAAATATTCGATGAAGACTTTCATCTTCTAGGTGTGATAGGAGTTGGTTTAAAGACTTCGTATATAGACGACATGCTCAAACGTTTCAGGCAGGATTATAAGTTCAATGTCTATTTTGTTGATGATGTTGGTCAACTTATTATTTCTGAAAAACGTGAAAACTCACCTAGCTATCTCGATAAAATGCCTGATTTAAAGCAGCTAGGGCTGAGTTTTGTTAGTAATGGTAGCCAGATATATGAATACACAAAGAATAATGATATGTATTTGTTGAATAGAAAATACATACCAGAGTTAGATTTGTATTTGATCGTTGAAGCAAAAATAGATGATTTTACCTCAAAGCTAGAAGAAACCTTTTATTTTAATATTGCTGTCACGCTTCTTCTTACATTAATTATTACAATTATTGTTTTGGTTTACGTTAGAAAAATGCACAGACGTTTAAATGACTTGGCTAATAATGATGTTTTAACTGGTCTGCCAAATCGTAGAACCTTCAATGACAAGTTGGAGTATTTTTTACTGCTTATTAAACGTAATAAATCTCCTTTGTCTATTGTTTTTCTTGATGTAGATAACTTTAAAAATATCAATGACTCTAAAGGGCATGATGTTGGCGATAAGGTGTTAAAGAAATTGGCGAAATTATTAAACGCAACAGTGCGTAGTAGTGATTTTGTAGCTCGTTGGGGCGGAGAAGAGTTCATTATTATGTTGGCAGATACCAATGTCGATAATGCTAGCTTAATTGCGGAGAAGTTAAGGTCTGTTATCGAAAGCTGTGAGTCATTACAGAGCTTGGTTGATTTCCCCGTTACGGCAAGCTTTGGTGTTACCTCAATTAAGAATGATGACCATATCGATGATATTTTTAAGCGAGTTGATAGCGCTTTATATCAAGCAAAGTCAGAAGGTAAAAATAGAGTAATAAAAGCCTAA
- a CDS encoding carboxymuconolactone decarboxylase family protein has translation MAHLKPLEYCDIEDQDVRQSIEKYEELRGFVPNSIRTMARRPEIVKAFMALNQAVLYDGTVPEATKMLVSLATSLSSGCLYCQSHMTNLSSIYNVSDEKIADLLNYQESEKFSAAEKAALTIAFKAAGVPNEVEEADFTILKQHYDDGQIVEIVATIGLFGYLNRWNDTMATQIEMVPSNTTKRILTDWQEGKHA, from the coding sequence ATGGCACATCTTAAACCGCTTGAATATTGTGATATTGAAGATCAAGACGTTCGACAATCAATCGAAAAGTATGAAGAACTGCGAGGCTTCGTACCCAACAGTATTCGGACTATGGCACGTCGACCTGAGATAGTTAAAGCCTTTATGGCTCTTAACCAAGCAGTGCTATATGACGGCACGGTGCCCGAAGCAACTAAAATGCTCGTTAGCCTGGCTACCAGTTTATCGTCAGGCTGTTTGTACTGTCAGTCACACATGACGAATCTGTCATCAATTTACAATGTTTCAGATGAAAAGATTGCCGATTTACTTAACTATCAAGAGAGTGAGAAATTTAGCGCCGCAGAAAAAGCGGCGTTGACGATTGCATTTAAAGCGGCAGGCGTGCCTAACGAAGTTGAAGAAGCTGACTTTACGATACTAAAACAACATTATGACGACGGCCAAATTGTAGAAATCGTAGCAACAATAGGCTTGTTCGGTTACTTAAATCGTTGGAACGACACCATGGCTACACAAATTGAAATGGTCCCAAGCAACACCACAAAGCGCATCCTCACGGATTGGCAAGAAGGCAAGCACGCTTAG
- a CDS encoding OmpP1/FadL family transporter, whose product MKVINKKLLAAAVLATLPLSAFATNGYFQHGYGIIAQGMGGAATAMTKDAMGGANNPASMVWVGNRIDLGVTVFSPKREAERRDNAMGLNGSSESGKNYFLLPGFGYNRLVNEKVSLGVTVYGNGGMDTHYASGTLFGGNANLLAGQGRLGVNLEQIVFAPTVAFKLGEHHSIGVSPLLTYQRFKAYGLSAFKGMSASPNNVTDKGRDDSTGVGVRIGWLSKINDSVSLGASYSPQTRMSKFNDYKGLFAQQGRFDLPENYSLGLAVAVTDTLSFAFDYQRINYSNVRAVGNASSILAPLGSDNGPGFGWHDINIYKAGVEYAVDTQLTLRAGYSHSDNPIHADDVTFNILAPGVIEDHATLGASWSYDNNSELSVAYTHAFSNSVSGTSIFGGTETIKMYQNSVGISYGLRF is encoded by the coding sequence GTGAAAGTGATTAACAAAAAATTATTGGCGGCCGCTGTTTTGGCGACACTGCCTTTGTCTGCCTTTGCCACTAACGGCTATTTTCAGCATGGCTATGGCATCATCGCACAAGGCATGGGTGGCGCCGCAACGGCTATGACTAAAGATGCCATGGGTGGCGCTAATAACCCTGCATCTATGGTTTGGGTAGGCAATCGCATAGATCTAGGAGTCACAGTTTTCAGCCCTAAGCGTGAAGCTGAGCGCAGGGACAACGCCATGGGGCTAAATGGTTCTAGCGAGAGCGGCAAGAACTACTTTTTACTGCCCGGTTTTGGCTATAACCGCCTGGTAAATGAAAAGGTCTCACTCGGTGTCACGGTTTACGGTAATGGTGGCATGGATACGCACTATGCAAGCGGTACGCTGTTCGGCGGAAACGCTAACTTGTTGGCTGGCCAAGGGCGACTGGGAGTGAATCTCGAGCAAATCGTGTTTGCTCCGACTGTTGCCTTCAAACTGGGTGAGCATCATTCCATAGGGGTATCACCGCTGCTGACCTACCAGCGCTTTAAAGCCTATGGCCTAAGTGCATTCAAGGGCATGTCGGCTAGCCCCAACAATGTTACTGATAAGGGGCGTGATGATTCTACTGGTGTCGGTGTACGCATCGGCTGGCTGAGCAAGATAAACGATAGCGTTAGCCTGGGGGCAAGTTATTCCCCACAAACACGGATGAGCAAGTTTAATGATTATAAAGGCTTGTTTGCTCAGCAGGGGCGCTTTGATCTGCCTGAGAACTACAGCCTAGGGCTAGCTGTTGCTGTTACGGACACACTGAGCTTCGCCTTCGATTATCAGCGTATCAACTATTCCAATGTTCGTGCGGTGGGTAATGCCAGTTCCATTCTCGCGCCTTTGGGCTCCGATAACGGCCCTGGTTTCGGCTGGCATGATATCAATATCTACAAGGCCGGCGTCGAGTACGCCGTTGATACACAATTAACTCTGCGTGCCGGTTACAGCCACAGTGATAACCCGATTCATGCCGATGATGTGACGTTCAATATTTTAGCGCCTGGCGTCATAGAGGATCACGCTACGCTGGGGGCGAGCTGGAGCTACGACAATAACAGTGAGTTAAGCGTGGCTTATACCCATGCGTTTTCTAACAGTGTATCGGGTACTTCCATATTCGGTGGTACAGAAACCATCAAGATGTATCAAAACTCAGTAGGCATCTCTTATGGTTTGCGCTTCTGA
- a CDS encoding YeeE/YedE family protein, translating into MTITTFTPWTGLLGGILIGLAAVAWLWLYGRVTGISGILGGLTLDRQPGERSWRGWYLLGLIVGAVIYQWLASAGLPGEHYQVDLQVGWPLTIVAGLLVGFGTRMGNGCTSGHGVCGLANTSVRSLAATATFMATGFLTVFIVRHVVGA; encoded by the coding sequence ATGACTATAACCACTTTTACCCCTTGGACTGGCCTCCTTGGCGGCATACTCATAGGCCTTGCCGCAGTAGCTTGGCTATGGCTTTACGGACGTGTTACCGGCATCAGCGGCATACTGGGTGGTTTAACGCTTGATCGACAACCCGGTGAGCGCAGCTGGCGTGGCTGGTATTTGCTGGGGCTCATTGTGGGCGCCGTCATTTACCAATGGCTGGCATCAGCAGGCCTGCCGGGCGAGCATTACCAAGTCGATTTGCAGGTGGGTTGGCCGTTAACCATTGTGGCGGGTCTATTAGTAGGCTTTGGTACTCGCATGGGTAACGGCTGCACCTCAGGGCACGGTGTTTGCGGGCTGGCAAACACCTCTGTTCGATCGTTGGCAGCAACAGCTACTTTTATGGCCACCGGCTTCCTTACCGTTTTTATCGTCCGCCATGTTGTGGGAGCATAA
- a CDS encoding YeeE/YedE family protein → MKHKLPHAFIALLAGSLFGLGLGVSGMISPAKVLNFLDLAGHWDPSLAFVMGGAVLVAFPAFQLAKRGNRQPLLSDGFQLPSRKDIDGRLLGGAAIFGIGWGLGGLCPGPAIAALSSLQWPIVGFILAMIAGQWLADRCS, encoded by the coding sequence ATGAAACACAAACTTCCCCATGCGTTTATTGCTCTGTTAGCGGGTAGCCTATTTGGCCTTGGCTTGGGTGTATCTGGCATGATTAGCCCGGCCAAGGTACTCAACTTTTTAGATTTAGCCGGTCATTGGGACCCGTCTTTGGCCTTTGTCATGGGCGGCGCTGTGCTGGTGGCTTTTCCCGCCTTTCAATTGGCCAAGCGTGGTAATCGTCAGCCGCTGCTAAGTGACGGCTTTCAATTGCCCAGCCGTAAAGACATCGATGGCCGTCTGTTGGGCGGCGCTGCCATTTTCGGTATAGGCTGGGGGCTGGGCGGCCTCTGTCCGGGGCCGGCGATTGCCGCTCTCTCTAGTTTACAGTGGCCGATAGTGGGTTTTATTTTGGCCATGATTGCAGGGCAATGGCTGGCTGACCGCTGCAGCTAA
- a CDS encoding YbaN family protein, producing MTRLLALILAYFFLALAIVGVFLPGLPTVPFLLLTAWFAARGSDRLHGWLYAHPHLGKLLIDWEQQGAVSRTSKVIAVLMLIISWAVMLNRLDNIWLLTAIAILFITIAMYLISRPEPHKAG from the coding sequence ATGACGCGTTTACTGGCTTTAATTCTTGCCTATTTTTTCTTGGCTTTGGCGATAGTAGGCGTATTTCTCCCGGGTTTACCCACGGTTCCTTTTTTGCTTTTAACAGCGTGGTTTGCCGCTAGAGGTTCTGACCGTTTACATGGTTGGCTATACGCACATCCACATTTAGGTAAGTTACTTATTGATTGGGAGCAACAAGGGGCGGTGTCGCGCACCAGTAAAGTAATCGCCGTATTGATGCTGATTATTAGCTGGGCTGTAATGCTTAATCGTTTAGATAATATTTGGCTACTAACAGCTATCGCCATTTTATTTATTACCATAGCGATGTATTTAATCAGTAGGCCAGAGCCCCATAAAGCGGGGTAG
- a CDS encoding putative transporter small subunit, producing the protein METFILALYVLIWPLVSLAVLAVIGVATVKDIRAARREKRELV; encoded by the coding sequence ATGGAAACATTTATATTGGCGTTATATGTACTTATCTGGCCGTTGGTGTCGCTGGCCGTGCTGGCGGTTATTGGCGTGGCCACAGTGAAAGACATTCGAGCTGCCCGACGTGAGAAGCGTGAGCTGGTTTAA
- a CDS encoding sodium:solute symporter family protein, producing MNEESFYQFSTLTVIVLLVAFYGGTYLLTLLIKKKKENTDAFMVSNHQIGFGLGAASMTATWIWAASFYGAATSGYTYGISGPLHYGLWGALMILFIYPFGRRFRELAPNAHTLGELIHARHGSSSQLILASSNILGSIISLMVNFTASGALVSVLSPLSFQTGVIVAGVGVLSYTLWSGFRASVLTDFAQLMAMMAVAILIIPAVLFSLGGPQTLADGMSLLTPEQANLFSMDAILNQGAPFFVAVLAYAIGNQTISQRLFAVREDHIKPTFITATIGYGAIVIGLGMIGLMALMTGMEPIDGDMNNLIPQMVSMYLSPVFIGMFFILVIGSLSSTADSDLSAMSAIVMADVYGKNIAKNKPDPTKMLFIGRLTMIVATLIGVILASFSMDILILLVFVGALWGAIVFPVIASCFWNRVTNAAFTSSVVTGLVMFCIARFELLPMVSVIPVLFELLAAVGGGVVLGLMAFGFCGRRVGLIIGALGAIGLAIFCVGFLRDYTVLLASLMAYGVSTIVCVVVSLLSSSKFDFSQIDQQVINYDPVKPAVQA from the coding sequence ATGAACGAAGAAAGTTTCTATCAGTTCTCGACGTTAACAGTCATCGTTTTACTGGTCGCCTTTTACGGCGGCACTTATCTTTTAACCTTGCTGATCAAGAAGAAAAAGGAAAATACTGACGCCTTCATGGTGTCCAATCATCAGATCGGCTTTGGTCTCGGTGCCGCCAGTATGACAGCTACCTGGATATGGGCAGCCTCGTTCTATGGTGCCGCCACCTCGGGTTATACCTACGGTATTTCCGGCCCCTTGCATTACGGCTTGTGGGGCGCGCTGATGATTTTATTTATTTATCCCTTTGGTCGCCGCTTCCGTGAGCTGGCACCCAATGCGCACACCCTAGGTGAGCTTATCCATGCCCGGCATGGCTCATCCAGCCAGTTGATACTCGCATCGTCCAATATTTTGGGCAGTATCATTAGCCTGATGGTCAACTTCACCGCTTCAGGTGCATTGGTCTCAGTACTGTCGCCCTTGTCCTTTCAAACTGGGGTAATAGTTGCTGGGGTCGGTGTGTTGTCCTACACGTTGTGGTCGGGCTTTCGCGCCTCGGTACTCACGGACTTTGCCCAGCTAATGGCCATGATGGCAGTTGCGATTCTGATTATTCCTGCAGTGCTATTCTCGCTAGGCGGGCCACAAACACTAGCGGACGGCATGAGCCTGCTCACGCCAGAGCAGGCGAATTTATTCTCTATGGACGCCATCCTCAATCAGGGTGCGCCTTTCTTTGTTGCGGTGCTGGCTTATGCCATAGGCAACCAAACCATCTCCCAGCGTCTATTCGCCGTGCGTGAAGACCATATCAAACCGACCTTTATCACCGCTACTATTGGCTACGGCGCCATTGTTATTGGCTTGGGTATGATTGGCTTGATGGCCCTGATGACCGGCATGGAGCCTATTGATGGCGACATGAACAACTTGATACCACAAATGGTTTCAATGTACCTATCCCCGGTGTTTATTGGGATGTTCTTTATTTTGGTTATTGGTTCACTTTCCTCAACCGCCGACTCGGATCTTTCCGCCATGTCGGCGATTGTGATGGCCGATGTGTATGGCAAGAATATTGCCAAAAACAAACCTGACCCCACCAAAATGCTGTTCATTGGTAGGCTAACCATGATAGTTGCAACGCTGATCGGGGTGATTCTCGCCAGCTTTTCAATGGATATATTGATCTTACTAGTCTTTGTTGGCGCACTCTGGGGTGCGATTGTTTTCCCGGTAATCGCCAGCTGTTTCTGGAATCGAGTCACCAACGCAGCCTTCACCTCATCGGTTGTTACCGGGCTGGTGATGTTTTGCATCGCCCGTTTTGAGCTGCTGCCAATGGTTAGCGTAATCCCGGTACTGTTCGAGTTACTGGCAGCCGTAGGCGGCGGGGTAGTGCTGGGCTTAATGGCATTTGGTTTTTGCGGGCGCCGTGTAGGGCTAATTATCGGCGCGCTCGGTGCTATAGGTTTGGCGATTTTTTGCGTCGGGTTTCTGCGGGACTACACCGTGTTGCTGGCATCGTTAATGGCTTATGGTGTCAGCACCATAGTCTGCGTTGTTGTTAGCCTGCTGAGTTCTAGCAAATTTGACTTCTCCCAGATCGATCAGCAAGTCATTAACTACGACCCGGTTAAACCGGCCGTTCAGGCTTGA
- a CDS encoding endonuclease/exonuclease/phosphatase family protein: MLIISATATLFIVIATALPLLKHTHWLVRGMDFPRLQIASIAMGVLIVEFIFLDLQRPITGLLIATTALCFFWQLWWILPYTLIWPKEVKATNALDPNSQLSVITANVLKTNRNSDALIDIVAAYKPDILVTLESDTWWQNRLKVLEADMPYSVKCPLDNLYGMHVYSRLPFSEEKISYLVEKDIPSIHLALELRTGDKVRMHFVHPAPPSPTENAESTERDAELITIARSIAETAQAVIVTGDLNDVAWSATTRLFRKISGLLDPRVGRGMFNTFHAAYPFLRWPLDHIFHSSHFTVKNIQRLPSMGSDHFPLFTLLVFNPAVEGSQKGLTANHVDHAQAKTVSEEKGARKQDVPTPNK; this comes from the coding sequence ATGTTAATAATATCTGCCACAGCTACGCTATTCATTGTGATAGCCACTGCACTACCGCTGCTGAAACACACCCATTGGCTAGTCAGGGGGATGGATTTTCCGCGCCTACAAATTGCGTCAATTGCTATGGGCGTGCTTATTGTTGAGTTTATTTTTCTCGACCTGCAAAGGCCTATCACTGGGTTGCTAATCGCTACCACAGCCTTATGCTTTTTTTGGCAGCTATGGTGGATATTACCTTATACCCTGATCTGGCCTAAGGAGGTTAAAGCCACCAACGCTCTTGACCCTAACAGCCAGCTTAGCGTCATCACTGCCAACGTACTGAAAACAAATCGCAATAGTGATGCGCTAATTGATATTGTTGCAGCCTATAAGCCCGATATTCTGGTAACTTTAGAATCAGATACGTGGTGGCAAAACAGGCTTAAGGTATTGGAAGCTGATATGCCTTACAGCGTTAAGTGCCCGCTGGATAATCTCTACGGCATGCACGTTTATTCTAGGCTGCCTTTTAGCGAAGAAAAAATATCTTATCTGGTTGAAAAGGATATTCCATCCATACATTTAGCGCTGGAGCTACGCACAGGTGATAAAGTGCGTATGCATTTTGTCCATCCGGCACCACCCAGCCCAACTGAAAACGCTGAATCGACAGAGCGAGATGCTGAGTTGATTACCATTGCTAGAAGTATCGCGGAAACCGCACAAGCCGTTATCGTAACGGGCGATCTCAATGATGTTGCTTGGTCCGCCACCACCAGACTTTTTCGTAAAATTAGCGGCCTACTTGACCCTCGCGTAGGTCGCGGTATGTTTAATACTTTTCATGCAGCTTATCCTTTTTTGCGCTGGCCATTGGATCATATCTTTCACAGCTCGCACTTTACGGTAAAAAATATACAGCGGCTGCCATCAATGGGCTCCGATCATTTCCCATTATTTACCCTGCTTGTGTTTAACCCTGCAGTGGAAGGAAGTCAAAAAGGATTAACCGCTAATCACGTGGATCATGCTCAGGCTAAAACTGTCTCTGAAGAAAAAGGCGCACGTAAGCAAGATGTGCCAACGCCAAATAAATAA
- a CDS encoding siderophore-interacting protein: MLQPCLAIAYRQIAKHQQLPTVKNFCKRIILGGSALKGFPTNQDGAYIKLLLPDNHQHSAATRTYTVRNYREAINELDVDFVLHGDGGPASAWAGR, translated from the coding sequence GTGCTGCAACCATGTCTCGCAATCGCATATCGCCAGATAGCAAAACACCAACAATTACCTACTGTTAAAAATTTCTGCAAGCGCATCATTCTGGGCGGCTCTGCCCTTAAAGGTTTTCCAACAAACCAGGACGGCGCTTATATAAAACTGCTCTTGCCTGATAATCACCAGCATTCAGCGGCGACACGAACATACACTGTTCGCAACTACCGAGAAGCCATTAATGAGCTAGATGTCGATTTTGTGCTGCACGGCGACGGCGGGCCGGCTTCAGCCTGGGCTGGAAGGTAA
- a CDS encoding cold-shock protein, whose translation MSKGTVKWFNADKGFGFITPEDGSKDLFVHHSEIQAGGGYATLNDGQAVEFEVGQGQKGPCANKVVPI comes from the coding sequence ATGAGTAAAGGTACAGTTAAGTGGTTCAATGCCGATAAAGGTTTCGGTTTTATTACACCTGAAGATGGCAGCAAAGATTTGTTTGTCCACCATTCAGAAATTCAAGCTGGCGGCGGTTACGCAACATTGAATGATGGCCAAGCTGTTGAATTTGAAGTTGGCCAAGGTCAAAAAGGCCCATGTGCTAATAAAGTGGTTCCAATTTAA
- a CDS encoding NAD(P)H-binding protein has product MKKVFVVGASGATGKLLVADLLQQGLQVVAIVRPCSSLISAVENHANYCEIPASITELSEQQLLSHLNGCDAVFSCLGHNLTLRGIFGEPRRLVTDTIKKVSRAIESLAPATQLKIILMSSSGNSNRDIPENPPLSQKLVIAVLRVLLPPHVDNEQAADFLRISIGQNHPYIAWAAVRPDNLCDEVAVSAYSIHASPTKNAIFDSAPTSRINVANFMANLATNTDLWAAWKGKMPVIYNDV; this is encoded by the coding sequence ATGAAAAAAGTATTCGTCGTTGGCGCCAGTGGCGCTACCGGTAAGCTACTCGTTGCGGACTTACTGCAACAAGGCTTGCAGGTTGTGGCTATCGTCCGCCCTTGCAGCTCTTTAATCAGCGCCGTTGAAAATCATGCTAACTATTGTGAAATACCCGCCAGTATTACCGAGCTATCAGAGCAACAATTGCTTAGCCACCTTAACGGTTGTGATGCGGTATTTTCCTGCTTAGGCCACAACTTAACGCTCAGAGGTATATTTGGCGAGCCACGGCGCCTAGTCACCGACACGATCAAAAAAGTGTCTCGTGCTATTGAATCCTTAGCGCCAGCTACGCAGCTTAAAATTATCCTGATGAGCAGTTCAGGGAATAGTAATCGTGACATCCCCGAAAATCCTCCGCTATCGCAGAAGCTTGTTATCGCAGTGTTACGTGTATTGCTTCCCCCTCATGTTGATAACGAGCAAGCGGCTGATTTTTTACGGATCAGTATTGGCCAGAATCATCCGTATATAGCTTGGGCAGCAGTAAGGCCTGACAACCTTTGCGATGAAGTAGCGGTGTCTGCTTATAGCATTCACGCCTCCCCAACCAAAAACGCCATTTTTGATTCAGCGCCCACCAGCCGTATTAACGTCGCCAACTTCATGGCTAACTTAGCCACTAACACTGATTTATGGGCAGCATGGAAAGGCAAGATGCCCGTAATTTACAATGATGTATAA